CTTGTCGCTCAGGTACCCCGCCTTCTCGGCCTCACGGATCGCCCACAGCGCGTAGAAGGAGTATTTAACTGGGTAGTAGTAGGATTTCGAGTACAAGCCCTGCTCCACTGCCTGCTTCTCCAGGAAGCACGGGTTACCGTTGCCCTCGTAGAACCGCTTCACTAAGAAGTTAACAGCGTACTTGATTATGTCAGCTACCTTGTACGTCGATCCTTCAACGCTCACATTATCGTTTTCACTTATGAGCCCCGTTTTGATGGCATGTATCAGCGTCAGCACAGCGCCGGCGGTGTCGTAGACGGCGCTGTAATCAACCCAGATGCCGTCCTTCAACCTCTGTCGGACCCAGTAAGCTATCCCGTTCTTCGAGTCGACTATCAGCGCATCTTTCTTGTTCTGCTTCGAGCTACAGTATACTTCTGGAGCCAGGATCGCATTTTTAATAATGTACAAGGCGTCGTCTTTGACTGAGTTCCATAAATCGTCGTCGACAAGTCCTAACTCACGGCCGATTAACAATGGAATCAGTTGGTACAGGCAGACACCGCCGATCGATCCTGTACGGATGTATCCATTTTCTTCTTCAAGCGTTGTTCTGATGTCCTTGAGCGAGTATTGGTAGTAGTACCCACGTGGATTACTGACTGTTAGTACCCACTTAATAGCCCGTTTTACAGCATTTTTGAACTGTTCATCTGTCACTCCTTCCTCTACAGCTAGCACTAACATGGGAATGGTAAATTTAGTAATTGAGTACCCTGGCTCGCCTCCAAACCCGACGTATCCGTACTTATCATTCTTTTTAACGTAAACTATGCGCTTATTGTTGTCAATAAGAGCCAATATCTTGTCTCCCAGTTTAACCGCCTCCAGCCCGTGGTCTGAGGAGAAGTAGTTATACTTTTTGACGTAAATTATCCGACAGTCTCCCTTGTACGTGGTCGGCCACGTGCCGATATCGACGTCCTCTACCGTGAAGTCCCTGGACGCCGGACCCTCGTCCTGCAGTTGGCCGTCCTGCTCGGTCGCAAAGTGGACTTCGTACTGATTACCGTTGTAGGTGCCACCTGGATCCCGAAGTGTGTAGGTCTTACCGACGTCCTGCTCGGTGAACTGGTTCTCCACCAGCCACGCTGTGCTGTCCTTCAAGCATTGGTCGACGTCTTCGAGCGTGACCGCACTGGCGGGTCCCATCGCCGTTACGCAGCACAGAATCACGAGCAACCGTCTCACTTAAGTCATCCCCTAGTGCGTCGATTCCGGGACATTATTAATATTTCTTTCGATTGTGATGTTACTAGAAGACCACAGGTTCCGCCCAGGCGCTGAACGTTCTATAATTCGTAACGATTCCGGATGAGGGCAGAGGGAGGTTCAGTCTCCGTGGATCTCCTCGAGTAGTTCCTCTACTATCTTCTCCCGGACTTCCTCTCCGGTGACGCGTCGGAGGATGGCTCCTAACGTCTCGTCATCGTCCACCGGGATGAAATACGCCGTCTTACGGCCGAGACGCTTCGACTTCAGCAGCCCTTCCTGCCTAACCTTGTAGAGTGCGCTTCTGATGCTGTTGGCTTTGACGTTGTATCCTAGTTCTTTAAGCACCTTAACGATTTCATCAACGTTAATCCATTGACCCTTAAGGCTCGCTAGTAACACCACCGCCAAGGCCGCTCCTAGGTTCGTTAGCTCACCTTCACGAAGCCTTCTCTTAATCTCTTCGACATCCTTCTGGAACTCCTTCGTGACCTCAGACAACTCCGACCACCCCCCTCCACGTCTAATTCCTTGCACTGGCGGGATTCGCTGTTAATAAATAAATCGCCGTGCGGTTACCGAACTGACTTACATGTGGGCCGATGACGAGGTAATCCCCGGCTGACAGCCGGTGTGATGATGGAGAGCCGGCGGAGGTCTTTATATCAGTCCCAAGTAGTTGAGCACGGCAAGGGTGGCGTGGACGGCCTCCTCGGTCCTCACTACCTGCACCCCTTGATTTGGCACGAAGTTGATCGTTAGATACTCGTCTCGAACCTCCGGATTTACGTCCAGAACGCTCACTTTACCAGATCCGAACACCACGCACTTTACCGGAGTATTGAACTCGACTTCCCGAACGTTTTCACCGTACCTTGAAGTCACAATAATACCGTCCTTAAATTTCCTTAACACCTCATTAAGCCCAGTCACAACCTCTACTCGGTACCCCCAGTACTCCTCGGGCTCGGCCGGTTCCACCTCCAGTGGATCCTCGGAAACTACTCGTACGGTCACCCGTTCATGTGGTTTAAAGCGCCGTTTGGCGCGTGCGAGGCGGTCGGCACCCACGTCCACTAGCGCTCCGTTCCGACTCCTCCTAACGACGTAACCCTCCCGTACCTCACCTTCCTTCGGCGGGTGGACCTTATGGTGAGGAGCCCTCAGCGGCGGCATGACTCCGGCGTACCTTAGGTCACGGTCCAGTCTGAATACTCTCTTCCTAAGGTATTGTGGACATTCCTGATACTCCAAGAGTTTTCGTAACCGCTCCGCGTTCCTGCGGGTTCCGACACCATCGCCGTATAGATAGACCTCCTCCACCCGATATATAGCCAGAGCACGCGCGAGGGTCCCCACCCGATAAGTGTAGATCTTCGGGTCGGTCTCCTCGGAAAAGAGGCTCCACGGGAACGCGACAGCCACCACGACCTACCACCCCCTCCGGGGGAGATCGAGTTGCGGTTAGTGTCCGGCCTCGAACCTCAAGAAGGGTACGAGATAGGGGTAGTCGTGGACGCGCTGCGAGCTAGCTCGACGATAGTCACGGCCCTGGCCCTGGAAGCTGAAGCGGTCGTGCCGCTTTCTTCCCCGGAGGAACTCAAACGGGTGGATGGACCCACGATCGGGGAACACCATGGTAAGAAGATCGACTTCGCGGACTACGGTAACTCGCCGACCGAGCTGCTGCGCCACGCCGATGAGATTGAGGGAAAGACATTGTACATGGTAACCACCAATGGGACCGATGCCATTTTACGGGCCGCAGAGGTTCACGAGGAGGTGCTGATCGGTAGCCTGCTGAACGCTTCGGCCGTGGCCTCGAAACTCTCCGGTGACACCTGCTTCGTGGAGGCGGGTCATCGGGGGATGCTCGCTGTCGAGGACACCTACACGGCGGGCTACATCGCGCACTTAGTATGCGGAGAACCTGCCGACGGTAGGACACGAGCGGCCATGGAAATGGCCCGCGGTCTTCCGGCGGAGGAGGTGTTCAAAGGCTCGAGGACTGGCCACGTGCTCGAGCAACGCGGGAGGCTCGAAGACGTCGAGTTCTGCGCTCGTGTGGACGAGTTCGAAGTCGTACCGGTCTACGAGGACGGTATGGTGGTGCCCCGGTAGTTGCTGATGGATCGGTTCGAGATGTTCGGCTCAGAGCTCTATGTGATTAGAACCGCACACGCCGGGGTGGACGGCGACCGGGTCCGGCGTAAAATTTTGGAGTTAAATCCCGAAGCCGTGTTGGTGGAGCTATGTGAAGGTAGGCTGCTCTCGTTCCTCGCTGAACTTCGCGGTGAGCGAGCAGGATCACGGACCGGCGGTCTCACTGGGAGGTTAATCGCCGCAGCTGAGCGCATTGTAGGTCGCGTAGTCGGAGGAGAGTTAGGTGAGGACATCAAGGGTGCCATCGAAGCGGCACTGGAGCTGGAGGCTGAGATAGTTCCCGTGGATATGGACATCGGCTGGGTCTTCCGAAGGGTAAAAATGAAAGCTTCGAGATGGGAACTTCTGAGGTTCCAGCTCTCCGTGACCATCGATGTCTTACGATCGTTACTCCGGCCGGGTCAGACCAGGGATGCCCTGCTATCATCCGTCGCGGACGAGGAAGCCGCTCGGGAGATGGTTCGTGGGCTCAGGAGTGCTTTTCCCAGGATAGCCGAAGTGTTGATCGACGAGCGCAATCGGGTTATCGCGGAGAACACGATCGAGTTCCTCCACAGCCGTGAGGACGTAACCAAAGCCGTTCTCGTGATAGGTGCGGCCCATTACGGAGTGCTCGACATTCTTCGAGAAGCGGAGCTGGAGAGCGCGTCGCATCATGATGATGAGGATACGGCGAGCGGAGAGGGTGAAGAGGAGACCGCGGGCTGAGCAGGTCGACCGGAAGATTGAAAGATTTTTGAATAATTCAAAGTCTCTTTAAAGAGCGGATACGGAGGGTACCACGATGCGAGTACTGTTCCTAGGCTACCGATACGGGAGTAGGGCCGCGGAAAACGTAGAGTCGAGGTCGGACTTCGACGTCGAGTTCCTAGAAGTGAAGGAGCCTCCGAAGAACGTTATTTTGGATGAAGACTATGTGAGGGCTCTCTTGCCATCGTCCTACTCGGAGTTCGACCTCGTCGTTTCGTACCTCCAACATCCGGATCTGCAACTCGCACTGGCCGAAGTTTGTGACTTACCTATACTGTACGGCATCTCCCCTGATCCGGCGGTTCGAGAGGAAATAAAGCGCAGTCACGACGCCGTCGCTTTCCCAGAGACCACCATGTGTTCCCTGTTGCCTGAAACCGGCATCCCAGAGGTCGACCGGTTCGCCGAGAAGTTCGGAAAACCGAAACTGGAGGTGTCGATGTCCGGAGGAAGGGTCCGGGAGGTACGAGTCGTCCGAGGTGCTCCGTGTGGTGCCACTTGGATGGCAGCCGAGCGTGTGGAGGGGATGTCAGCGGACGAAGAGGCCGTGAGAGCCTTCGCTCTGGCGGCCTGTCATCACTGCGTCGCACCGCGGTTCGGTAAGTTCGAGTCGAAGGACGTTGCGGCGTATCTACACGGTGTCGCGTTGGCCGAAGCACTCGGAATCGAACTCGACGTCGACTTGAGGGAGTTCGAGTTCCCCATCTAGCGTCTCAAAGAAGCTTAACGCCCAACCCCCGTAAGATGAACTTCATCGATACGTACAGGAATACCGCCCCGAATATACCCTTGATCGTCCACGGCTCGATTTTCTGGGTAGTCTTCGCGCCTAGTTTCACCCCGGCGATGGTGCCCAAGCCCAGCAGCGTGCCTCCAATCAGGTCCGTTATGCCCTGGGCCATCTTGTACGCCGCAGAGACCGTCGCCATGAGGACCATGCTGATCATGGACGTCCCCACGGCGAGGTGAACCGGCGCGTCCAGCAGGTAAATGAATGACGGAACCAGGGCGTAGCCTCCACCCAGTCCCAGGATCCCAGTAAGGACTCCGATGCCGAACCCTATTGCGGCCTTGCCGGACGGCTTACCTGGGATCTCATCGGCCTCGGACCCAGGGATCTTCTTGATCCACTCGTAAATCATTCTCACCGAGGCGTACAAGAAAGCCGCTCCGAGGATCACCTGCAGCACTCCGATGTGCCTCATTATGAAGGCGAAGATTATGGAGCCAAGCAGTGCACCTATGGCACCGGCGGCCAGAACGATAGATGACGTTTGGTAGTCGATGTTCCCGAGTTTCGCGTGAGATATCGTACCGAACGTCGCCGTCCAAACCACCGCGAATACTGTCGTGGCGATAGCCTTCGGAATGGGATATTTCAGCAGGAACACGAGCATGGGTAACATCAGCACGCATCCACCGGTACCTATGAGGCCACCTAAGTAGCCAGCTATGAACCCCGTTCCAAGTAGCTCGAGTGCCGTGAGTGCCGATATTCCGGGCAAACACATCGCCCTGCTCTCCTCTAATTTCAAAAGTTTTTTAATGTTTCGAGATTAGTTGAACAAGGGGACGCGGTCGTGCCTCGGAAGATCTTGGTGCCGTTCGACGGGTCCGAACCAGCCGAGCTGGCCTTGAGGTGGGCGCTTCTGGACGCGCACGACCACGGGTTTCCGATCAAGATTATGTACGTGGTCGATGAGCGTTCCTTGGACGAGCTTACTGGCTTCGCTCCCAAAGAGACGGTGCTTAAGGAACTGAGGGGAAGAGGGGAGAGAATACTGAACAGAGCAGAGCGAATGGCGAATGAATTGGGCGTCGACGTGGAGATCGAGAAGAAGGTCCGTGTAGGTGTTCCGTGGCGTGAAATCGTGAGGGAAGCGGAAGATGACGAGGAGATCAACTTGATCGTGTTGGGATCTCACGGACGGACAGGTCTAGAGAAATTGATCCTGGGAAGCGTCGCGGAGAACGTGATCAGATACAGTCCCGTCAACGTCTTGGTGGTGAAGCATGAGAAGAGAATCGAGGATAGCGTCGATGAGGCTCCCCGTCCTTAAGTCAAGAGCAGACCGTTGAGCGTCATCTTGGCCCCTACGATGGCTAATACCACCGAGAACGCCCGCTTGACTTTCTCACCGCCGATCTTGTTGGAGAGCTCCGCCCCCACGTATGACGACATTAACATTCCGACAACTACGGCCAGTGCGGCCCAGAAGTTCACGTACCCTTCCATCCAGTACTGAGCGACTCCCGCCAGCGCGCTGATTGGTACGATCACGGATGACGTGCCTACGGCGAGCATGGTCGGGAAGTTCAAGATCGACGCCATTACCGGGACGAAAAGCACGCCGCCCCCTGACCCGGTGAAACCGCTGAAAGCACCCACGCCGAAACCCGTGAGCGACGCTATCGCGGTGTTATCGCGGATCTCGTTCTTTTCCTCGATCTCCCCGTCGAACGCCATCCTGAGGGCCATTGCGGAGCACGCTACCCCCAGTGCTACTTTGAGCACGTGCTCGGAAGCTAGGCACGCCAGGTAGCTCCCTACCTGCGCCCCGACGATCGCGCTTAACCCGAAGACCGGTGCCGCGCCGACGTGTACATTGCCCTCTTGAAGGTGCTTGTAAGCTCCGGTGAACCCGCCGAGACTTATAGCAAACAGCGTAGTGCCCAGAGCCAGATGCATGGGCATTCCGGTGGAGTTCAGAAGTGGTACTAGTAGGAAACCCCCACCGACGCCGAACATTCCGGAAATTAACCCTACGAGACTGCCTATACCGAGATACAGCATCGTTGACGGATCCGGTATCATAGTGAAACTTCTTCCCCTCCGCGCTCTGCGCGCTCGGAGGAGACGTTACTTAATGACGTTATCGCCCTCTTAGCGTCCTCAGGGCCGTCCCTACAACGTTTCCCTTAACGTGAGGGATCCACTCGCGTTCCAACCGATCGAGAAACCCCTTCACCTCATCTCGAAGCCCTCCGGCGTAGGGACACACGTCCTCCGTCCTTACGGTATCGACTTTTAACTCCTCAGACAGCGCCTTGGTGACGGCCTCTGGACAGCGAGCTAACGGTCGGACGAGTCTGGGTCCCTCACGCCACGTTCCCGTGTACCACAGCAATTTCAACCGTTCGGCGCCTGTGAGCAGCGAGAGTATTGCGGTAGTCGCCGCGTCGTCCAGCGTATGACCCAAGGCGATATAATCGAACCCCTCATCTTCCGCGAGTCGACCGAGCTCGATCCTCCGAAGTGTACGGCACGCGTAGCAGACCTTGCGAGCGCTCATCTCCCTCTTGAGGTCGAGCACATCCGTCTTCGGCTCCAGGAGGTGTGCCTGTATACCCAATATGTTCGCCTGCTTCTCGACGACACTCCAAGCGCTGATTTTCTCACCGTCCACCGTCGGGGCCACGTGAGCTCCCTCTACCTCCCACCCGTACTCATCTTCGAGTCTCTTCAGACCGAACGCCACCGCGAAACTGTCCTTACCACCCGACATAGCCACCAGGACTCTGGAACCCGGACGCGGGTGACCTGACCTCCTAACGCATTCCTCAATTTTGTCCTCGATTACCTGTGCAGGGTCGCTGAACGCGTGTGACAACTTAAGAAACCCCGCTAGCACTTTGAGACGACGACTGGCGACGAAATGCGCAGCGTTGTGAATCCCGTCAGGAACGTCGTTCCAGTATCCTCAAGCGGTGCTTTTTGGTCCGTCGCTACTCACTTAGAGGCTTTAAGGTAGTTTCTGTTTCCCCACACCTCTCCGCTAGTCCCAGTGCACGCACCCGCTAGTCCCAAATCGCGTCGCCTACTAACGTGCTCAACACCAGCCCTCCGAGCCACGAGAAAGCGTTTCCGACCACGTTAGTCCAACGCCTCGGGTCGGCGAAACTATCGAGCGAATGCACGGATACACCCACCGGGCAACGGTAAGATCGTGTAAAGGGCGTGACGTACCGTTATATCAATTATCGTATCGATATTCATACCCTTCAATAAACCGTACAATCCACCCGACAACGATCTTGGCAACTCAAAGAGCTCACTTATCAAACGTTTCGTGGATTCCTAAATTAACGGAATTTCAACGCTTAAATGTACTGTTTCCAATACTTCTTCAATAACTGTGTCCGGCCTGCCCCACAAAGG
Above is a window of Methanopyrus sp. SNP6 DNA encoding:
- a CDS encoding putative RNA uridine N3 methyltransferase, producing MVAVAFPWSLFSEETDPKIYTYRVGTLARALAIYRVEEVYLYGDGVGTRRNAERLRKLLEYQECPQYLRKRVFRLDRDLRYAGVMPPLRAPHHKVHPPKEGEVREGYVVRRSRNGALVDVGADRLARAKRRFKPHERVTVRVVSEDPLEVEPAEPEEYWGYRVEVVTGLNEVLRKFKDGIIVTSRYGENVREVEFNTPVKCVVFGSGKVSVLDVNPEVRDEYLTINFVPNQGVQVVRTEEAVHATLAVLNYLGLI
- a CDS encoding sulfite exporter TauE/SafE family protein; protein product: MCLPGISALTALELLGTGFIAGYLGGLIGTGGCVLMLPMLVFLLKYPIPKAIATTVFAVVWTATFGTISHAKLGNIDYQTSSIVLAAGAIGALLGSIIFAFIMRHIGVLQVILGAAFLYASVRMIYEWIKKIPGSEADEIPGKPSGKAAIGFGIGVLTGILGLGGGYALVPSFIYLLDAPVHLAVGTSMISMVLMATVSAAYKMAQGITDLIGGTLLGLGTIAGVKLGAKTTQKIEPWTIKGIFGAVFLYVSMKFILRGLGVKLL
- a CDS encoding sulfite exporter TauE/SafE family protein; the protein is MIPDPSTMLYLGIGSLVGLISGMFGVGGGFLLVPLLNSTGMPMHLALGTTLFAISLGGFTGAYKHLQEGNVHVGAAPVFGLSAIVGAQVGSYLACLASEHVLKVALGVACSAMALRMAFDGEIEEKNEIRDNTAIASLTGFGVGAFSGFTGSGGGVLFVPVMASILNFPTMLAVGTSSVIVPISALAGVAQYWMEGYVNFWAALAVVVGMLMSSYVGAELSNKIGGEKVKRAFSVVLAIVGAKMTLNGLLLT
- a CDS encoding 2-phosphosulfolactate phosphatase codes for the protein MSGLEPQEGYEIGVVVDALRASSTIVTALALEAEAVVPLSSPEELKRVDGPTIGEHHGKKIDFADYGNSPTELLRHADEIEGKTLYMVTTNGTDAILRAAEVHEEVLIGSLLNASAVASKLSGDTCFVEAGHRGMLAVEDTYTAGYIAHLVCGEPADGRTRAAMEMARGLPAEEVFKGSRTGHVLEQRGRLEDVEFCARVDEFEVVPVYEDGMVVPR
- a CDS encoding TraB domain-containing protein encodes the protein MDRFEMFGSELYVIRTAHAGVDGDRVRRKILELNPEAVLVELCEGRLLSFLAELRGERAGSRTGGLTGRLIAAAERIVGRVVGGELGEDIKGAIEAALELEAEIVPVDMDIGWVFRRVKMKASRWELLRFQLSVTIDVLRSLLRPGQTRDALLSSVADEEAAREMVRGLRSAFPRIAEVLIDERNRVIAENTIEFLHSREDVTKAVLVIGAAHYGVLDILREAELESASHHDDEDTASGEGEEETAG
- a CDS encoding universal stress protein; this translates as MPRKILVPFDGSEPAELALRWALLDAHDHGFPIKIMYVVDERSLDELTGFAPKETVLKELRGRGERILNRAERMANELGVDVEIEKKVRVGVPWREIVREAEDDEEINLIVLGSHGRTGLEKLILGSVAENVIRYSPVNVLVVKHEKRIEDSVDEAPRP
- a CDS encoding DUF166 family protein, yielding MRVLFLGYRYGSRAAENVESRSDFDVEFLEVKEPPKNVILDEDYVRALLPSSYSEFDLVVSYLQHPDLQLALAEVCDLPILYGISPDPAVREEIKRSHDAVAFPETTMCSLLPETGIPEVDRFAEKFGKPKLEVSMSGGRVREVRVVRGAPCGATWMAAERVEGMSADEEAVRAFALAACHHCVAPRFGKFESKDVAAYLHGVALAEALGIELDVDLREFEFPI
- a CDS encoding tRNA 2-thiocytidine biosynthesis TtcA family protein, whose translation is MSHAFSDPAQVIEDKIEECVRRSGHPRPGSRVLVAMSGGKDSFAVAFGLKRLEDEYGWEVEGAHVAPTVDGEKISAWSVVEKQANILGIQAHLLEPKTDVLDLKREMSARKVCYACRTLRRIELGRLAEDEGFDYIALGHTLDDAATTAILSLLTGAERLKLLWYTGTWREGPRLVRPLARCPEAVTKALSEELKVDTVRTEDVCPYAGGLRDEVKGFLDRLEREWIPHVKGNVVGTALRTLRGR